Genomic segment of Ignavibacteriales bacterium:
ATTCATCTTCTTGCATACTTTATTGATATTGATCATGAAGAATTACAAAAGTATCTCAGTTTTTTTCGTGATGAACGAATTCATCGGGCGAAAAGAATTGTTCAAAAATTAAGAAATCTTGGTTTATCAATTAAGCTTGATGATGTTTTAGACAGGGCAAAAAATTCTGCTGTCGGAAGACCCCACATCGCATACACTATGGTTGATCTTGGATTAATTCAGAATTATCAACAAGCATTTGATAAATATATTGGGGATTACGGACCTGCATACGAGCGAAAGATTCATGTTTCACCGCAGAGCGCCTTAAAACTTATTAACGACGCTGGCGGACTTTCATTCATTGCTCATCCAGGATATATGAAAGAAAATTTATTGTTAAGTTTAATTAAAGCCGGTGTGGATGGAATAGAATGTATACATCCAAGTCATAGTGAAAACCAGGTACAATTTTACCGCGGGATAGTAAATCAATATTGTCTTCTTGAATCCGGCGGTTCAGATTTTCATGGCGGGAAAAAAGCTGATGATGAAAACTTAGGTAAGTTCTTCATAGGGCACAATCAACTTGAAGCAATGAGAAAAATGCTTCATAAAAATAGTGCGTAATACGACTCATCAATGTGAATAAAAAA
This window contains:
- a CDS encoding PHP domain-containing protein, with product MPAKIDLHTHTNLSDGALSPIELVQKAYERGLDIISITDHDSVNGIKEATAYAKELGIDVVTGLEISTDLDDKEIHLLAYFIDIDHEELQKYLSFFRDERIHRAKRIVQKLRNLGLSIKLDDVLDRAKNSAVGRPHIAYTMVDLGLIQNYQQAFDKYIGDYGPAYERKIHVSPQSALKLINDAGGLSFIAHPGYMKENLLLSLIKAGVDGIECIHPSHSENQVQFYRGIVNQYCLLESGGSDFHGGKKADDENLGKFFIGHNQLEAMRKMLHKNSA